A region of the bacterium genome:
AAACCTCCGAAAAATTCTAGCAATCGATACTTGAGAGAACCTCTTGATTCATTGCTAAGTAAAGTTGCCCTAATAAAATCGTCAGCGGCTCGAGATTCTGCATCCCTATTTTTAAGTAGATACCGCTCTGCCTGCTCTTTGAGATCTGGGACGATGACGTGCAGCGTAGCCCCTGTCTTCATCACGCGATAAAAATCTCTAATAATTCTCTCCATCTCAATAGGAAATACATGCTCCAAAAAATGCGAACATAGAATGTGGTCTACAGAATTATCAGGAAAAAATAAAGTAGTTCTGCAATCATGCTTAATTAACAACACCTTTTTCATTGCTTCACAATACTGTTCGATAATCTCAGAATATTTTCGCGGCACAATTCTCTTGATTAACTTAAAATATTTTAATAAATACAGAAATATAGTGTTATCAAGATTGACAAACTCCTCCAGTACATAGGTTGATGATGCAATATTTAACCAGATTTCACCCTTCAAGTTTCTATAATAGTCAACATTTCTCACTTCTTATTTACCTCCTATCACCTACATTTTCATAAAATCCTTTCAATAAATTCCCATAACCGCTTTGAGGATTCTCCATCCTTATAACGGTGATGAAGGTTTCTCATCCATGCGCGCTTCTCTCTATAGTAATCTTTTTCAGAAAGACAATATAAAATTTCCTTTTGCAGTGTATCTTGATTAAATACCTTTGGCCCAGGAGCCCAATTTTCAAACGATTCTATAAGAAATCCTCTTGCAGCACTATACGAATCAACATCAACAGGCGCGAATATTATTGGTTTATCAAATAATAAATAGTCATAAAAAACAGAAGAATAATCTGTTATTAACATGTCAGACGCATTCAATAGCTCATATAAATCAAGGCTGTTCGCAACAAGATCCGAGTCTTTAAGTATAAGCATATTTTTTAAAGGATAATCACGAAAATAACTAATAATTAAAGCTTCTTCATGCGGGTGCGGTTTAAAAATTATTTTACATTTGTTTCCCTCTAAAAATTTATCAAAGCCCTCCGGGGAAAATTTTACAAAACCAAATGGATTATTATAGTTTTTATTCCCCTGATTTTTACCGTAATAGTCTCTAAAAGTCGGCAGAAAAAAAACAAGTTTATCATCCTTTATTTTCTCACCGAATATTTTCTTTACATTGGACATTCCTTCTGAAACAAAAAGAAAGTCGTTCCTTGGTGCCCCCGTAATTATATACTTGTTTGAATTGGTAGGCATACATGCGTTTAAAAAAGTATTGCATGTTTCTGAATAAGACATTATATAATCAACTTTAAGCCAGTCTTTTTGAGTTTTAAATACGCTGTCAGGTTTATTATCCAGCATAACTCCATTTTTTTTAACAAATACTCCGTGCCACAGTTGTAAATGTATATGTCTTTTGCTCGGCTTGTACGAGGCATGAGTAGTAACTATCAATTGCGCAGAGGATATTAATCTATACTTTTTAATAAAATGCGTAAAACCTTTCCCGTCTAAAGCGGAATCCTGATATAGAATTATTTCATACTTCTTTTTCGTATCCTCACCGGCTAATTTCCATAATGCATAACTATTTGAACCCGACCATGATTCCTGCATAAAAAGAATTCTATTCTTCTTACATTTTGTAATAACCGTAATAATATCACGGCCTATTTTTCTAATTATTTTTTTAAATAAATTATTCATCCTTTTCTCAAATTAATTAAAACCTCATTTATTAAGGTCGATGATGTTCCTTTTGTATAAGGGAAATAAACGATCTTTACTCCAACATCTTTAAACCCAGCCTCCATTTTTTCCCATTTATTTTCTTTGTACCAATCATCTCCTACAAACATTATGTCAAACTTCAGTTTCTCCCAGGCCTCAAATTTATTCATTGTCTCCTGTGGAATTACAGCATCTACATATCGAATACTGCGTATAATCTCCATGCGCTCTGTAAATGGGATAACTGCCTTTTTGGCCTTGTAGGATACCAACTCGTCAGTAGTAACTCCAACAATAAGTTTATCGCACATGGATTTTGCGTTTCGCAACAGGTTTAAATGCCCAATGTGGAACAGGTCGTAAACACCAGTCGTGTAACCAATAATCATAGATTTACTCCTTTCAATTCGGTAAAGTTAATATCAGCACCAAATAGTTCCGACAAATTA
Encoded here:
- a CDS encoding methyltransferase domain-containing protein, which gives rise to MRNVDYYRNLKGEIWLNIASSTYVLEEFVNLDNTIFLYLLKYFKLIKRIVPRKYSEIIEQYCEAMKKVLLIKHDCRTTLFFPDNSVDHILCSHFLEHVFPIEMERIIRDFYRVMKTGATLHVIVPDLKEQAERYLLKNRDAESRAADDFIRATLLSNESRGSLKYRLLEFFGGFGLQHRLMYDSYSMTKKLRDVGFNILDKNETPSKLYRLNDSSVHVVACKQ
- a CDS encoding CDP-glycerol glycerophosphotransferase family protein — translated: MNNLFKKIIRKIGRDIITVITKCKKNRILFMQESWSGSNSYALWKLAGEDTKKKYEIILYQDSALDGKGFTHFIKKYRLISSAQLIVTTHASYKPSKRHIHLQLWHGVFVKKNGVMLDNKPDSVFKTQKDWLKVDYIMSYSETCNTFLNACMPTNSNKYIITGAPRNDFLFVSEGMSNVKKIFGEKIKDDKLVFFLPTFRDYYGKNQGNKNYNNPFGFVKFSPEGFDKFLEGNKCKIIFKPHPHEEALIISYFRDYPLKNMLILKDSDLVANSLDLYELLNASDMLITDYSSVFYDYLLFDKPIIFAPVDVDSYSAARGFLIESFENWAPGPKVFNQDTLQKEILYCLSEKDYYREKRAWMRNLHHRYKDGESSKRLWEFIERIL
- a CDS encoding adenylyltransferase/cytidyltransferase family protein encodes the protein MIIGYTTGVYDLFHIGHLNLLRNAKSMCDKLIVGVTTDELVSYKAKKAVIPFTERMEIIRSIRYVDAVIPQETMNKFEAWEKLKFDIMFVGDDWYKENKWEKMEAGFKDVGVKIVYFPYTKGTSSTLINEVLINLRKG